The Symphalangus syndactylus isolate Jambi chromosome 3, NHGRI_mSymSyn1-v2.1_pri, whole genome shotgun sequence genome has a segment encoding these proteins:
- the MCAM gene encoding cell surface glycoprotein MUC18 isoform X2 — MGLPRLVCAFLLAACCCCPLVAGVPGEAEQPAPELVEVEVGSTALLKCGLSQSQGNLGHVDWFTVHKEKRILIFRVRQGQGQSEPGEYQQRLSLQDRGATLALTQVTPHDERIFLCQGKRPRSQEYRIQLRVYKAPEEPNIQVNAQGIPVNSKEPEEVATCVGRNGYPIPQVIWYKNGRPLKEEKNRVHIQSSQTVESSGLYTLQSILKAQLVKEDKDAQFYCELNYRLPSGNHMKESREVTVPVFYPTEKVWLEVEPVGMLKEGDRVEIRCLADGNPPPHFSISKQNPSTREAEEETTNDNGVLVLEPARKEHSGLYECQGLDLDTMISLPSEPQELLVNYVSDVRVSPAAPEKQEGSSLTLTCEAESSQDLEFQWLREETGQVLARGPVLQLHDLKREAGGGYCCVASVPSIPGLNRTQRVSVAIFGPPWMAFKERKVWVKENMVLNLSCEASGHPRPTISWNVNGTASEQDQDPQRVLSTLNVLVTPELLETGVNCTASNDLGKNTSVLFLELVNLTTLTPDSNTTTGLSTSTASPHTRANSTSTERKLPEPESQGVVIVAVIVCILVLAVLGAVLYFLYKKGKLPCGRSGKQEITLPPSRKSEFVVEVKSDKLPEEMGLLQGSSGDKRAPGDQGEKYIDLRH, encoded by the exons ATGgggcttcccaggctggtctgcgcCTTCTTGCTCGCCGCCTGCTGCTGCTGTCCTCTCGTCGCGG GTGTGCCCGGAGAGGCTGAGCAGCCTGCGCCTGAGCTGGTGGAGGTGGAAGTGGGCAGCACAGCCCTTCTGAAGTGCGGCCTCTCCCAGTCCCAAGGCAACCTCGGCCATGTCGACTGGTTTACT GTCCACAAGGAGAAGCGGATACTCATCTTCCGTGTtcgccagggccagggccagagcGAACCTGGGGAGTACCAGCAGCGGCTCAGCCTCCAGGACAGAGGGGCTACTCTGGCCCTGACTCAAGTCACCCCCCACGACGAGCGCATCTTCTTGTGCCAGGGCAAGCGCCCTCGGTCCCAGGAGTACCGCATCCAGCTCCGCGTCTACA AAGCACCGGAGGAGCCAAACATCCAGGTCAACGCCCAGGGCATCCCTGTGAACAGTAAGGAGCCTGAGGAG GTTGCTACCTGTGTAGGGAGGAACGGGTACCCCATTCCTCAAGTCATCTGGTACAAGAATGGCCGGCCTCTGAAGGAGGAAAAGAACC GGGTCCACATTCAGTCATCCCAGACTGTGGAGTCGAGTGGTTTGTACACCTTGCAGAGTATTCTGAAGGCACAGCTGGTTAaagaagacaaagatgcccagTTTTACTGTGAGCTCAACTACCGGCTGCCCAGTGGGAACCACATGAAGGAGTCCAGGGAAGTCACCGTCCCTGTTTTCT ACCCAACAGAAAAAGTGTGGTTGGAAGTGGAGCCCGTGGGAATGCTGAAGGAAGGGGACCGCGTGGAAATCAGGTGTCTGGCTGATGGCAACCCTCCACCACACTTCAGCATCAGCAAGCAG AACCCCAGcaccagggaagcagaggaagAGACAACCAACGACAACGGGGTCCTGGTGCTGGAGCCTGCCCGGAAGGAACACAGTGGGCTCTATGAATGTCAGGGCCTGGACTTGGACACCATGATATCGCTGCCGAGTGAACCACAGGAACTACTGGTGAACT ATGTGTCTGATGTCCGAGTGAGTCCCGCAGCCCCTGAAAAACAGGAAGGCAGCAGCCTCACCCTGACCTGTGAGGCAGAGAGTAGCCAGGACCTCGAGTTCCAGTGGCTGAGAGAAGAG ACAGGCCAGGTGCTGGCAAGAGGGCCTGTGCTCCAGTTGCACGACCTGAAACGGGAGGCAGGAGGCGGCTATTGCTGCGTGGCGTCTGTGCCCAGCATACCCGGCCTGAACCGCACACAGCGGGTCAGCGTGGCCATTTTTG GCCCCCCTTGGATGGCATTCAAGGAGAGGAAGGTGTGGGTGAAAGAGAATATGGTGTTGAATCTGTCTTGTGAAGCGTCAGGGCACCCCCGGCCCACCATCTCCTGGAACGTCAACGGCACG GCAAGTGAACAAGACCAAGATCCACAGCGAGTCCTGAGCACCCTGAATGTCCTCGTGACCCCAGAGCTGTTGGAGACAGGTGTTAACTGCACGGCCTCCAACGACCTGGGCAAAAACACCAGTGTCCTCTTCCTGGAGCTGG tCAATTTAACCACCCTCACACCAGACTCCAACACAACCACTGGCCTCAGCACTTCCACTGCCAGTCCTCATACCAGAGCAAACAGCACCTCCACAG AGAGAAAGCTGCCAGAGCCAGAGAGCCAGGGCGTGGTCATCGTGGCTGTGATTGTGTGCATCCTGGTCCTGGCGGTGCTGGGCGCCGTCCTGTATTTCCTCTATAAGAAGGGCAAGCTGCCGTGCGGGCGCTCAGGCAAGCAGGAGAT cacGCTGCCCCCGTCTCGTAAGAGCGAATTTGTAGTTGAAGTTAAGTCAGATAAGCTCCCAGAAGAGATGGGCCTCCTGCAGGGCAGCAGCGGTGACAAGAGGGCTCCGGGAGACCAG GGAGAGAAATACATCGATCTGAGGCATTAG
- the MCAM gene encoding cell surface glycoprotein MUC18 isoform X1 — protein MGLPRLVCAFLLAACCCCPLVAGVPGEAEQPAPELVEVEVGSTALLKCGLSQSQGNLGHVDWFTVHKEKRILIFRVRQGQGQSEPGEYQQRLSLQDRGATLALTQVTPHDERIFLCQGKRPRSQEYRIQLRVYKAPEEPNIQVNAQGIPVNSKEPEEVATCVGRNGYPIPQVIWYKNGRPLKEEKNRVHIQSSQTVESSGLYTLQSILKAQLVKEDKDAQFYCELNYRLPSGNHMKESREVTVPVFYPTEKVWLEVEPVGMLKEGDRVEIRCLADGNPPPHFSISKQNPSTREAEEETTNDNGVLVLEPARKEHSGLYECQGLDLDTMISLPSEPQELLVNYVSDVRVSPAAPEKQEGSSLTLTCEAESSQDLEFQWLREETGQVLARGPVLQLHDLKREAGGGYCCVASVPSIPGLNRTQRVSVAIFGPPWMAFKERKVWVKENMVLNLSCEASGHPRPTISWNVNGTASEQDQDPQRVLSTLNVLVTPELLETGVNCTASNDLGKNTSVLFLELVNLTTLTPDSNTTTGLSTSTASPHTRANSTSTERKLPEPESQGVVIVAVIVCILVLAVLGAVLYFLYKKGKLPCGRSGKQEMERNTSI, from the exons ATGgggcttcccaggctggtctgcgcCTTCTTGCTCGCCGCCTGCTGCTGCTGTCCTCTCGTCGCGG GTGTGCCCGGAGAGGCTGAGCAGCCTGCGCCTGAGCTGGTGGAGGTGGAAGTGGGCAGCACAGCCCTTCTGAAGTGCGGCCTCTCCCAGTCCCAAGGCAACCTCGGCCATGTCGACTGGTTTACT GTCCACAAGGAGAAGCGGATACTCATCTTCCGTGTtcgccagggccagggccagagcGAACCTGGGGAGTACCAGCAGCGGCTCAGCCTCCAGGACAGAGGGGCTACTCTGGCCCTGACTCAAGTCACCCCCCACGACGAGCGCATCTTCTTGTGCCAGGGCAAGCGCCCTCGGTCCCAGGAGTACCGCATCCAGCTCCGCGTCTACA AAGCACCGGAGGAGCCAAACATCCAGGTCAACGCCCAGGGCATCCCTGTGAACAGTAAGGAGCCTGAGGAG GTTGCTACCTGTGTAGGGAGGAACGGGTACCCCATTCCTCAAGTCATCTGGTACAAGAATGGCCGGCCTCTGAAGGAGGAAAAGAACC GGGTCCACATTCAGTCATCCCAGACTGTGGAGTCGAGTGGTTTGTACACCTTGCAGAGTATTCTGAAGGCACAGCTGGTTAaagaagacaaagatgcccagTTTTACTGTGAGCTCAACTACCGGCTGCCCAGTGGGAACCACATGAAGGAGTCCAGGGAAGTCACCGTCCCTGTTTTCT ACCCAACAGAAAAAGTGTGGTTGGAAGTGGAGCCCGTGGGAATGCTGAAGGAAGGGGACCGCGTGGAAATCAGGTGTCTGGCTGATGGCAACCCTCCACCACACTTCAGCATCAGCAAGCAG AACCCCAGcaccagggaagcagaggaagAGACAACCAACGACAACGGGGTCCTGGTGCTGGAGCCTGCCCGGAAGGAACACAGTGGGCTCTATGAATGTCAGGGCCTGGACTTGGACACCATGATATCGCTGCCGAGTGAACCACAGGAACTACTGGTGAACT ATGTGTCTGATGTCCGAGTGAGTCCCGCAGCCCCTGAAAAACAGGAAGGCAGCAGCCTCACCCTGACCTGTGAGGCAGAGAGTAGCCAGGACCTCGAGTTCCAGTGGCTGAGAGAAGAG ACAGGCCAGGTGCTGGCAAGAGGGCCTGTGCTCCAGTTGCACGACCTGAAACGGGAGGCAGGAGGCGGCTATTGCTGCGTGGCGTCTGTGCCCAGCATACCCGGCCTGAACCGCACACAGCGGGTCAGCGTGGCCATTTTTG GCCCCCCTTGGATGGCATTCAAGGAGAGGAAGGTGTGGGTGAAAGAGAATATGGTGTTGAATCTGTCTTGTGAAGCGTCAGGGCACCCCCGGCCCACCATCTCCTGGAACGTCAACGGCACG GCAAGTGAACAAGACCAAGATCCACAGCGAGTCCTGAGCACCCTGAATGTCCTCGTGACCCCAGAGCTGTTGGAGACAGGTGTTAACTGCACGGCCTCCAACGACCTGGGCAAAAACACCAGTGTCCTCTTCCTGGAGCTGG tCAATTTAACCACCCTCACACCAGACTCCAACACAACCACTGGCCTCAGCACTTCCACTGCCAGTCCTCATACCAGAGCAAACAGCACCTCCACAG AGAGAAAGCTGCCAGAGCCAGAGAGCCAGGGCGTGGTCATCGTGGCTGTGATTGTGTGCATCCTGGTCCTGGCGGTGCTGGGCGCCGTCCTGTATTTCCTCTATAAGAAGGGCAAGCTGCCGTGCGGGCGCTCAGGCAAGCAGGAGAT GGAGAGAAATACATCGATCTGA